A region of Solanum dulcamara chromosome 7, daSolDulc1.2, whole genome shotgun sequence DNA encodes the following proteins:
- the LOC129894495 gene encoding pectinesterase inhibitor-like — protein MAHPYNFATILIVSLLSISFTLTSVKADLIDEICSKTENKEVCYYALKEDPRSKGANLEGLMTITIDLSQKNATFTCNLVSMLLKKAIDPKLTMRYASCLKNFNDANNNLEKLPDLLKSKDYYGMHTNASAAIRDPFTCDNSFLEPPVEAPELKDASDKLRGLIDVILILINFLQG, from the coding sequence ATGGCACATCCATACAACTTTGCCACAATTCTGATAGTTTCTCTACTATCAATCTCCTTCACATTAACAAGCGTAAAAGCAGATTTGATAGACGAAATTTGCTCGAAAACAGAAAACAAGGAGGTATGTTATTATGCTTTAAAGGAGGATCCTCGTTCTAAAGGTGCAAATCTTGAAGGCCTTATGACGATCACAATAGACTTATCACAAAAGAACGCAACATTCACATGTAATCTTGTTAGCATGTTGCTTAAAAAAGCGATAGATCCAAAATTAACGATGCGATACGCTTCGTGTTTGAAGAATTTTAACGACGCAAATAATAATCTTGAAAAATTGCCAGACTTATTAAAGTCCAAGGACTATTACGGTATGCATACTAATGCTTCTGCTGCTATACGTGATCCTTTTACGTGTGATAACAGTTTTTTAGAACCACCAGTTGAAGCACCCGAACTCAAAGATGCAAGTGACAAGCTTCGAGGACTTATCGATGTTATTTTGATCCTTATCAATTTTCTGCAAGGGTGA